Sequence from the Fictibacillus arsenicus genome:
GTATCATTTCGAAGGTGTTTTATTGTGTCCCATTTATCTAGGTTAGTCTAGAATCCCGGGTTTTTTCTTACAAGGAGGTTGCTGGATTAACGAAGTCCGCCTAACGCTTGTGCTACAAGACGCTTAGTGATTTCGCCACCAACAGATCCGTTTGCACGAGAAGTTGTGTCTGGTCCAAGATGTACTCCGAACTCAGCAGCGATCTCTTGCTTCATTGCATCAAGAGCTCCTTGTGCTCCAGGAACTACGATTTGGTTGCTTTGGTTACGTGCCATGCGATTTCCCTCCTTTGGGAGATAATATGTACGGAAAAGCAGAGATGTTTTTCCGTTAAAGGTAGTATGGGTCAATTTTGAAAACCTATTCATAGAAATATAAATTTTTTCAAAAAAAAACAAGAACTCATTATAAGTCCTTGTTTTGCGTCTCTTTGCTAAGTAAATCTTCTTCTACTAATTGAGCTCTTTTTAATTCTTTTGCAGAATGTTTTTTAAAAAATACAACTGTTCGCCACGCGAATATTGTAAAGATAGCAAGCGTTATAAAAGCTGGGATATACTCAAGTTTGTTTTCAGGAAACACAATTGGCAGCATCTCTTTGCACCCTCTCGTAAACATTACGACTTATTATATCAAAAAAGCAGAACAAATGAAAATCTATAAATAAGTATTCTTATTGTTTTGTATCTCTGTAGATTTACCATTTAATGATTTGTATAAAACTGTTAAACAAACACAAAAAGCTATTCCAATGCTGAATCCTGCAAGTATATCGGATGGATAGTGTACTCCAGCATAGACGCGGCTTACGCTCAAGAAAAATGGAAGAATTGCACCGATCCAAAGAATCCATGGTTTTTGGTATTTTTGATAGAGCAAGAAAGCTGAAAATAAATAGAAGGATGTTCCTACCATAGCGTTCCCGCTTGGGAAACTAAACCCATCCTCTTCTAATAAACGATTCCCTAATGGACGTTCCCTTTCAAATACGTTCTTTAATACCAGATTCAAACCATAGGATAATCCTATACTTGCAAGCAGAAGAATGCCGCTCAGCCATTTTCTAAAAAGAAATAAACCAATAACACCAAAGATGCATAGTGCCGCTAATACTTTGGCATCTCCAACATATGTAAATGCGGTAACCAGTTCAGTTAAAGTATCGTTTCTCATACTTAGAATAAATTCTCTTGCTGCATCATCGAATGCACTTACTATCCGAGTGTCATAAAATACAAATAATAAAAAACACATCAAACAGACACTTAGTAAAAGATTATACTTTTTCATATTCTTCATTCCCCCTAATACTTATTTTACGTTATATAACAAAAAATAGGAGAAAAAAAGCCCTCCTAGTTCGGAGAGCTTTCTCGTTCTTGTTCTTTTATATAGCGATTCCAGGGATGTTCAAGACATTCCTTGCTGCATGATCGTTTATGTTCCTTTTCACAGTCCTCACACATTAATAGGTGTGCATTACATTCAGGGTTTCCGCATTTCACATAACGTTCTTCAGGATTTCCGCAATGATAGCATCTGCCCACAACCGTTTCTTCTCCGCTTCGATTTACTGGAACTGAGATTCGTTCATCAAAGACATAGCATTTCCCATCCCAGAGCTTACCTTTTGCCTCTTCGTCATGGCCATAGCTGATTATTCCGCCTTCTAGCTGAGAAACATCCTTAAATCCCTCTTTTAAAAGAAAACCAGAGAACTTTTCACAGCGGATTCCACCTGTACAATACGTTAGTACTTTCTTATCTTTAAACTGACTAAAGTTTTCCCTCACCCATTGTGGAAGTTCTCTAAATGTTTCCACATCAGGCCTGATCGCATTTTTGAAATGTCCAAGATCATATTCATACGTATTACGTGCATCCAGGATTACTACGTCTTCTTGCTCCATAGCTACAAGCCATTCTTTTGGTGAAAGGTGCTTACCTGTAGTTTCATTTGGATTCACATCATCCTCAAGACTTAAATGTACTAGTTCAGGTCTCACTCTTACTTTCATTTTTTTAAAAGCATGAGTTTCTGAAGTTTCTATTTTGAAAACCGTATCTGCAAATCTAGAATCATTTTTCATATCATCCATATATTTTTGGGTCTGTTCAATCGTTCCGGAAACCGTTCCATTTATTCCTTCACGGGCAACTAGGATGCGCCCTATTAAACCAAGTTCCTTACAATAGGCAAGATGCTCTTCTTTAAAAGATTCCGGATCATCTATGGTTACATATTTGTAATACAGCAAAACTCGATATTGCATAATTCCACCTACTTCTGTTTCTTAAAAACTCCTTTCTTATAATAACAAATTATTAAAAAAAGAAAAATACAGGCTGCCCTGTATTTTAGATTTTATTAAGTGTATAGTTTCGCAATACTGAAGCGGCTTCATGGAGTTGTTCATCTTCGGCCAATTCTAAGGCTGTTCTTCCATCTTCTTTTGCTGAATAAGGATCTGCTCCTTGTTCTAAGTAGAAAAGAATCATTTCAGGATCATTATTGTGAGCAGCTTGATGCAGCACGGTCCATCCCCCGCTTTGTTTTCCATTAATATCAGCTCCATGAGAAAGCAGCATACTCATCATTTCTTTACGGTTATTCTTATTTGCAGCTGCCGCGTGAAGCGGTGTGTTAGCCATCTCATTTCCTGATTTAATATGTATATTTGCTCCATTTTGAAGCAAGAGTGCTGCTGCTTCAGTATTTCCGAAATGGGCGGCTAGATGAAGCGGTGACCATCCATCTTGAATCTGATTCACATCGGTATTCTTATCGTTTAATTGCGCTTGTAATTCGTAAACATTTCCTTCCATAGCTGCTTTATGCAAACTCATAACATCATCCCTTTACATTTTTTTAACTTACTTCAACAATTCGACATGGAATTCCTTTAAAAAGAACGAAACTGCCAGCATAGATACATTTATTTACAAAAATTCTCTGCCATTCCCAGTTGTTTGAGCGCTTTCATTGTGTGAATATTTAATTAGTGGGATTCGTTGGAGGAACTGGGATATCGGGGGATATTATGCGTTTAAAAATTGCTTCTTTAAGTATTTCAGCTTTTCTTTTAATGGGGTCTGCAACATATGCAGCAACACCATATACGGTTCAGCAGAACGATACTCTTTGGAGTATCTCTCAAGATAAAAATGTAAGTTTGAACAACGTAATTGGAATGAACCTATTAAAAAGTTCATCGATTTATGCTGGACAAACTCTTTATGTTCCATCGTCTTCAAAACAATATACAGTAAAAACTGGAGACACATTATATAAAATCGCTTCGGCGTCAAATGTTAGTCTATGGGCAATCCAACAGGCAAACCCGCAAGTACGACAAATCAACTGGGTTTACCCTGGACAAGTTTTAGATTTGCCAGCTTCTGCTGCACAAAAACCTGCCGCTCCTGCTCCAGCTCAATCTTCTGTTGGTGCATACGCAACTCAAGTTTCACAATTGGTGAATCAAGAGCGGCAAAAAGCAGGCCTTGCCCCATTAACACTTGATGCTGAATTAAGCAATGTTGCTTTGGCAAAAGCAAAAGACATGATTGCTAAGAATTATTTCGACCACAATTCACCAACTTACGGGTCACCTTTTGACATGATGCGCAGCTTTGGTATCAATTACACTGCAGCAGGTGAAAACATCGCAAAAGGACAGACTTCACCACAAGCTGTTATGAACGATTGGATGAATAGCCCGGGTCATAGACAAAACATTTTAAGCACAAATTATGATTCTATTGGAGTTGCTTATTATCAAGGAGCTTGGGTACAGCTTTTCAAAAAATAAAGATCTTCCAGACGATTTCCACGAAAAAAGCATGCAGCTTCTGGCTGTATGCTTTTTAAATAAACCTTTTTCGCAAACTTTGTTGCTATTAGAAGCGGTTGATTTCCACTCCAGGATGTTCGTTTTCCGCGGGGCGGGCGGTGAGCCTCCTCGGCGCATGGCGCCTGCGGGGTCTCACACTTAATTGATTCAAAGCAAAGCAACAATCTTTTAGAAAAGAACCTTATTTTTTCAGAAGCGAAATACGAAACGGAAATAATTCTCCTGTCATTATCTCGTTTACAATAGCTGGATCGTTAACCATGATTCTGTTCGCTTCTTCATTATCTACATTTTGCAAAATCACAACGCCGAAAGATGCATCTAGACATGGACCTGCCAGTACGAGCTTATCTTCTTGCAAAAGATTTTGAAGGTAGAAAAAATGAGCTTCTAATGCATTTTTTTCTTCTTGCGACTGATTTTCCATAAAATCTGATCGAATCGGTTTTATCTGATATAAAAACTCTCTGGTTTCCAAAATAATCTCCCCTTTATAAGGGAAATTCTCTTATTAAACCCTTAATTCCTTTTTAAAATATCCATATAAAAGATCCCAAAAATAAAAACTTTTAGATTTATCTGCTGTCTTTTGAATCTCTTTTCTTCTTATCTGAAAAAGGCTTTTTATTCGCTGGCACCCCGTTTTTCTGAGGTGACTGTTTCTTAAACGTATTTTTTTGAATATCTTCTATAACGACATTGCCTCTTTCTAGGAGCTGCTTTTGCAGGGGCACATCTATATTCGCAGTCCATTTCTTTACAGATGACAATTCAGCTTTTGTTACGAGTGAGACAACCATTCCTTCCTTCCCCATTCTGCCGGTTCTTCCTGAACGGTGAACATATTGCTTAACGTCTTCAGGAAGCTCAAGATGTACAACATGTGTTACATCAGGTATATCCAGACCGCGTGTCGCAACATCCGTTGTTAAAAGTACTGGAATTTTCCCTCGTTTAAAATCATTTAATACTTTTTGTCTCTCTTGTTTTGTAGAGTTACCTGCCAGAACACCAAGTTTAATCTTTTTGTATTCAAGTTTTGAAGCGAATTCATCCATTTTCATGGAACTGTTGATAAAAACAATCGCTTTGATGCCAGGTGTATGGCGAATCAGCTTTCGAAGATTATCCACCTTATCACGGTACTCGGATACCATGAACGAATGGGTCACCTGGTTTGCTGTTTCTTGTTTTTCCACTTTAATTATTGAAGGTTCTACTGCTAATTTATTAGACCAATCTTCTGTCTTTTTATTAATTGTTGCAGATACAAATACGAGCTGTCGATCTTTTAATGTGGCACCTATTACTTGTTCGACATCCCCGTTAAAACCAGCTTCAATAATATGATCCGCTTCATCAATGACAATCGTTTTAACTTCATGCACCTTCAGTTTTTTGTTTTGTATCAATTCTTTTACTCGCCCTGGTGTCCCAACGATATATTGAGGCTTTTTCTTCAATTTATCAAGCTGCCTCTGCATATTTGCTCCTCCAATTAGAGAAGCTCCGCTGAGCCCGCTGTTTTCGGTAAACTTTTGGCAAACTTCATAAATCTGCATGGCAAGTTCTCTAGTTGGTGCAAGAAATACTACTTGTACATTTTTTGTTTCTGGATCTAGCTTTGCAAGTGCAGGCAAAGCATATGCAAGAGTTTTGCCCGTTCCAGTCGGGGACTCAATAACGATGTCTTTATTCTCTAATAAATTTGGAATAGCGCGTTCCTGAATGTCAGTTAGTGAAGTGAATCCGCTTTTATTCCACGCGTTTTGGATAAATTCCGGAAAACTATGTATCAGTTGTGTCATTTTTTATACCCCTTAAAATATTCATTCATTTCTTTCATTGATGCGATAACCTGTTCAAGTACTAGTGAAAAACGTTCAGGTTCTTCTTCAGAAAAAGGCTTCTGTAAATGGATGGAGATCGTGTTGCTGAATACGTTTCTTGATTCTCCATATATATAGGTAAGTTTTTGCTGAATATCTCCTTTTAAATCACCTTCTGACCATTTTTTTAAAATGGATTGAAGCTGTTTGCAATCTGTTTCAATTTCATAAACAGGCGTTTCTATAAATATGGAAACCTTGCTGCCAGCCCCTTCAGGATTATCTTTTAGTTTTTCAGTTGCGTAATTTTCAAGGTTTGTATTTAAAGTAAGATTTCCTTTAAAAGACTGACTGATTCCTGAAACAATAAAATCAATTGAATAGCTTCTGCCGATAACGGCAAGATCCACTAAATCTCTTCGATCTACAATTTCTATCGCGCCAGCAAAATCTAAATCATATACGGCACCTTCAAGCACAACCTTTAGATTATCATAAA
This genomic interval carries:
- a CDS encoding alpha/beta-type small acid-soluble spore protein; this translates as MARNQSNQIVVPGAQGALDAMKQEIAAEFGVHLGPDTTSRANGSVGGEITKRLVAQALGGLR
- a CDS encoding phosphatase PAP2 family protein produces the protein MKKYNLLLSVCLMCFLLFVFYDTRIVSAFDDAAREFILSMRNDTLTELVTAFTYVGDAKVLAALCIFGVIGLFLFRKWLSGILLLASIGLSYGLNLVLKNVFERERPLGNRLLEEDGFSFPSGNAMVGTSFYLFSAFLLYQKYQKPWILWIGAILPFFLSVSRVYAGVHYPSDILAGFSIGIAFCVCLTVLYKSLNGKSTEIQNNKNTYL
- the trhO gene encoding oxygen-dependent tRNA uridine(34) hydroxylase TrhO, with translation MQYRVLLYYKYVTIDDPESFKEEHLAYCKELGLIGRILVAREGINGTVSGTIEQTQKYMDDMKNDSRFADTVFKIETSETHAFKKMKVRVRPELVHLSLEDDVNPNETTGKHLSPKEWLVAMEQEDVVILDARNTYEYDLGHFKNAIRPDVETFRELPQWVRENFSQFKDKKVLTYCTGGIRCEKFSGFLLKEGFKDVSQLEGGIISYGHDEEAKGKLWDGKCYVFDERISVPVNRSGEETVVGRCYHCGNPEERYVKCGNPECNAHLLMCEDCEKEHKRSCSKECLEHPWNRYIKEQERESSPN
- a CDS encoding ankyrin repeat domain-containing protein gives rise to the protein MSLHKAAMEGNVYELQAQLNDKNTDVNQIQDGWSPLHLAAHFGNTEAAALLLQNGANIHIKSGNEMANTPLHAAAANKNNRKEMMSMLLSHGADINGKQSGGWTVLHQAAHNNDPEMILFYLEQGADPYSAKEDGRTALELAEDEQLHEAASVLRNYTLNKI
- a CDS encoding LysM peptidoglycan-binding domain-containing protein; this encodes MRLKIASLSISAFLLMGSATYAATPYTVQQNDTLWSISQDKNVSLNNVIGMNLLKSSSIYAGQTLYVPSSSKQYTVKTGDTLYKIASASNVSLWAIQQANPQVRQINWVYPGQVLDLPASAAQKPAAPAPAQSSVGAYATQVSQLVNQERQKAGLAPLTLDAELSNVALAKAKDMIAKNYFDHNSPTYGSPFDMMRSFGINYTAAGENIAKGQTSPQAVMNDWMNSPGHRQNILSTNYDSIGVAYYQGAWVQLFKK
- a CDS encoding YciI family protein; amino-acid sequence: METREFLYQIKPIRSDFMENQSQEEKNALEAHFFYLQNLLQEDKLVLAGPCLDASFGVVILQNVDNEEANRIMVNDPAIVNEIMTGELFPFRISLLKK
- a CDS encoding DEAD/DEAH box helicase — its product is MIHSFPEFIQNAWNKSGFTSLTDIQERAIPNLLENKDIVIESPTGTGKTLAYALPALAKLDPETKNVQVVFLAPTRELAMQIYEVCQKFTENSGLSGASLIGGANMQRQLDKLKKKPQYIVGTPGRVKELIQNKKLKVHEVKTIVIDEADHIIEAGFNGDVEQVIGATLKDRQLVFVSATINKKTEDWSNKLAVEPSIIKVEKQETANQVTHSFMVSEYRDKVDNLRKLIRHTPGIKAIVFINSSMKMDEFASKLEYKKIKLGVLAGNSTKQERQKVLNDFKRGKIPVLLTTDVATRGLDIPDVTHVVHLELPEDVKQYVHRSGRTGRMGKEGMVVSLVTKAELSSVKKWTANIDVPLQKQLLERGNVVIEDIQKNTFKKQSPQKNGVPANKKPFSDKKKRDSKDSR